The DNA window GGCATCTCCTCCGTCAACGACAGTGGTGGTTGTTCGATGTCAATGTGGACAGAGGTAGATTCAGAGCCGGTGCTGGAGTCAAACATGCCCATGCCCTGTCATCACCGCCGGCCTCTCCCATGATGGTGGCATCATGGGTAACCTCCTCGCCGCAAGTTTCTGCTGGGATTTATTACATGgacattttaggtacttcacatctagtaagggcattttggtatttaaaataaaatataatagctgacatcagcatataaggtatattccttaacgaagattgacggtagggggtctgagtctaatttggtgaaagagagggggtgttcctacaATActagcattctccagggggtggtggcattgtaaattacccttgttTGGAATTgcgattaaattaatccaacgcactaagtagaatgtatattgataaaaaggtaatttttgcttataccatgacatatcaaatatatattttttaatattataacacattatttttttgtgggggggggagaagaagaaaatccctgttgtaagcattacttactgacttgttaAATAtgcttgagactattttctatcaaaatattttattttgcttagttgtttggttgttttaacaaaacacaatggtttgcatttcacattctcaagattgaatcgtttatcactaaaagcaaattttagtaaacatgcgaataaactagtaAACCATTGCTAactgtttagaaaccgtatggaataaaccgaaaccgtttTAAAActgtggaaaccgaaaccgtttactacaTGGTTGCGGTTTTAGAAAGtgcaactgtttagtaaattGTGTGGTTTTCGTTTCAGCCAAAATATTTgtgaaccgaaccatttaaaccgaaatcgaaccgattaacacccttacaaataataataacatcCAAAATATCTTGATACAAAACAACTCCGTACTTGTTATTTCCGTTGTGTCATCTAAGAATCAAAATATGTCGGGATCAGCAACTACTATTTTCTCACAAAATAAACGTTTATTTCTATTTGTTACTTATGTAATGACAATAGAGGATCCTAAAGCGGCAGAGCAGGGAATTCTCTATGGGTTAGACGCAGTGTCCAAGCGTGGGTGGGGAATACAAGAAATTTAGAGTGATGTGCAGGGTCTCGATAAATTTATGAATCCAAACAAATTTTTGATGCGGCCTTGGTCCACTTTTTCTCCACGTCTTGAACTAGAAAACCTTTCGTGAAacctactttttttttgtaaaggatGCTAATGTACTCTCTAGGCGTAGTTAGACTTGTTGCCTATAAGGCTTTAACTAAGAAGATCTTGATTAATGACACTAATTTTTTGACCAAAGATGTATATGATATGTAATTTTTGACTTTGTAttcgaataaaaaataaaaataatatccaaaaTAGACTATATATgcaagggaaaaggttgggcacaCCGCTAGTTTGCACGACTAATGGGATGGGGGCTGTGACGCAAAAGGCCTATGAATCATTTcgaaagaggagggagaaattgACAAAGGCTGGGCACCCTAGCAACgtgcccaaccttttccctctATGTAATGTCAAGTAAGATTTGAATAAGTTCAAAAGGTCATCCTTATTGATTCCGGATCTAGCTCCTCTCCAATGACACTGCACCCTCCAACGAtccatccaagggttgggagggCTTGGTCGTGCATCCCAAAACCCTGCCAACACCTAGAGATACGTGTCCAAACactcccaaccattggatggatcGTTGGAGGATCattggtgttggagaggatctttttccattGATTCCCTCGTGTAAGCCAGAAGTAGAGGTCACCATCCACCATCCACCGTCCacactatttttttaatatttctaCCAATGCTTGGTGTAGACCCTCCAAGATACTTCTAACCTTTGGTGCCACTATAGTCCCTAAAAAATCATGACTCATAGAACACAGTAAAACATTGATTTGTATAGAACTACCGAAGCCCATTAACAAGAAGAATCTCACAATTTTAACCATCACAAATTATAATTGAATGAAtcccaagattttttttttttgttggaaatgAATCCCAAGATTGCAACGCTTGATAATTATTGACATAGCCAGGTCAACTAAGGGTGTATCAAAAGAGAGGGTGTTGCTCAAAAGACCCATATTTGCCCACTTGGATCATGGTTTAAGATACTATAATCGGTCATGGGATTGGACAGTGTAAATACTGATCCCAATCTGGATCGACCTGTATCGAACAGAAATACAAGTGattgtcaaaagaaaaaaaaaaaaaaaggatttctttttaccttattaccCTTCATCCATACCAATCTAGCGATACAGTATTGGTTAAGAATTGGGATTGGACAAGGTCTATACTGATCTAATCTGGCTGATTCAAGTCGATCCGATTCCTTAAACAATAGCTTGGACTGAACATGATCAGAAACCCATTTCCAAATCATCTCTTATTACGTTTAGAGATCAATGGGGGTCACTTCTTTGGAGGAGTTTTCAGAGTCTATGCTAAGTGATGCCATTGTGGGTCCAATCTTAGAATATCCTTTCCTTTTGGACTGGCAACCTCCTGCTTCGGCTTACCGTCTGCGTAACTCTCAGGCATCTTTGAAGCATCATGAGAAAAATGATGATTTGTATAGCCATTATGTCTATACTGGATGGGGTCAATGCATAAGATTTTCCTCCTATTACCTTCGCTCCAAGGAATGGAAAACTTAATTTGTAGTTTGACCTTATGgtccttgtatttttttttctcccctttgcCTTGACTAAGGATAGTGTGGTGCCTCTTAATTTcttgaaaatgatgaagaatagaATAGATAGACAAAGCATCATGCTCCGAAGCTCTACAAAACATGAGTGCCATCAACAAATAGGATGTGGGTAATTTCAGGTCCATGACGACCAACTTAAAACACCCTTGAAGATGGACATAGAGGAGCTTGGAAAGACCTTCCATAGTTAAGATGAAGAGATAACAACTAAGAGGGCTACCATGTTTGATACCCCTAGAAGGCTCAAAGAAACCATAACTGCTACCATGCAGTTTAATAGCATCTGTTCTTACAGTTAGATATCTTTCAACTCGTCACAGCAGAACCACCACAGCTTTATTTGATTTTGGGTCAAGAAGTAAAGAAGTTGCAAAGTGGTTACATCAATCACTTTACCATCATCTGTAAATTTTCTTCCTTATCTTCATGGAAATCAggttttttttcattcaatggCCTCCATGGTTCAAATCCTCACTgggaggaagaagggggaagggggaagggggaagggggaagtgGAGGGGGGACGGGGGAGGGGGGCAGGGCGGGAGGGGGAGGGAACAGATCAACCCAAGCTGATCAGACTTCTATACACCACAAGACCCAAAGGGTTTTCCCCCCCTGAATTTTGATACAAACTAGGAATCCACATATAGGAAAAGATGACTATTCACTAGGAACCCCGTTCCAGCATCTCCTGGTATTCCCCAAAGGATCTCTGCCTCTGAAGCCTCATCTCCGCCTTGAACTTTTTAATGAATTCCTCTGCTCTCTTATCCACTCCCTCTAGCTGTGGCACCTCCACTACAGCCTTCCTTGAGTAATCTATGGGAGGAACATATGCAGTAGCACTTGAGGACTCTGGGGACTTCTCTATGACCTTACGTGTGGCTGCTACTGTTGTTGGTACTTGAATTGATATGGGTTCAGTTGTAAACAGGTCATCTATATAGACTGGTGAGAATTTCTGCTTATAGCTAAGATGTTTATTTTGTTTACGAGGACGAAATGTAGAGGCTGATGATTTAGCAATCACTCGTCTCTTAGTCTCACGTTGAAGAAGGTGAGACGGGAAGGAGGGCGAGCGATTGAGAAGGGCAGCTAGAGTGGTGTTGAGACGACTTGTGGTCTTCTTGATGGCTTTGGATCGTATGAGCTTGTGAAGCTTCATTTGGAGTTTGGAAGTGAAGCCCTTCCATGCCTTCTTAGGAGGTGTAAGGTTATTGCCCAGACTCAAGCAAGACATTAACTATAGATtacagaagggaaaaaagaaggaaggaggagaagctgAGAGTGATTTGCAGGTGAGAATCCAAGCAGGAGAGCCTGATTTATTGTGAACTTGGGTCCTTTTgagttgggaaatttttttttcttctggtttGGCAGCTGTGGGTGGGGATAACCTACCATCTACGCTAAATCTCTGTCCTTTCACTTGACCCAACTGaagttttaaaataattatccaTTGTTTCTAATGACTTGGCTTGCTTATCACTGAAGGCAGCTGAGAACAAATCATCTTGTGGCTAAGTGAGTAGTGACAAGGAAAATCAATTCTTGGTTGATTCATTTCTTAATGGTAATGTAAAAGCAATAAAGCATCTCTACTTTATAGTATATACTAGTACTTCTAATCTACCAAGGAAGCCCTGAAGCAGCATAAAGTTACTTGACTTTTCCAACTTCTTGTGTGAAAGATTCTAAGCTAAGGTTGCTTACAAGTTAAGAGAATAAAAGCATATAGTTTTTGGACTTAGTTTcttttcacccatggtgaagagagaatgtgttcttcaaccccacCTGATTCTCTTATTGGACTCAAGATGGGTATTTCGTACTATCAACAATAAAGATGGAAGTTCATGATGAACCCCAAGTCCAATCATAGCgtagagaatctcttcatcctcGACGAAAGGAAAATTTGATCTTATATTTTTCATCGAGAAAAAGAAGCCTACAACGCAATATGACCTCTACACCTAAACACAAGAAGATGCAAAATGTGATCCCATCccgatgaaaaataaaaatcctaccATTATTGATGCTTTTGTGTTTCCATTGGTCCCCACACTGGTTCAAGGGCCCTGCTACCTTTTAGACAACCCTTTCCTTgaaccattttttatttttttttaatataaacaaaagaaaaaaaattatatttgtaTTCATAATCTTAACCATATTACAACAGAAAGCTTATTCTAGAACCCATTATACCTAAAAAGTCGTCAGCCACCAAGCAAGAAAGAGGATTCAATGAAAAGAGGGTGCCGACGACTATTAAAGTCTTCTAAAGCTATTCAGTGTTACTGTACAGAAGACCCAATGATAAAATTTATGTTTAGCTTTTACTGTATGTGGCTTCTAAGTTCTTACCCAAAAAGAGTTTATGTGGCTTATAAGTTAGTCACTGGGAAATTTCATTCTaacaagaaagtaaaaaaaggaaatttcattACATCAATTTTCTATTCttattaagagagaaaatttgACCCAATAAAGAAAGCTTTGTAATTTGGTGCCATGGTAATACAATAATaactcagctttatcccaactaaatgggatcagctaaatggatccttaccctccaatcagctctattcaattGATAAAAGGCCTAAACTAtgtatgtctttcctcactatttCTCCTAAGgccattttaggtctgccccaagctcttttagttccttcagtctgaatcaaatcactcctccatactagAGGAttcaaaggcctccgttgaacatacCATACCACCTCAGGCAACTTTCTCGTAACTCATCGTGTATCAGAGGTAACTTCCAAATCAGCTCCAATATGATACTAGATGAGAGCCTGGGCACAAAGTTGCTGCATTTTTCTTAACATTCATATCAAATAGAGAGCACCTTCCCCAAAGCTCTTCTACATCCATTTGCTGCATAGCCCATGCATAGTATACAGTGTGAATTGCATCCTGCAGAGAGATCAATTTATATCAATACACCATTTTGTTTTCTACGGCTAAATATAAACAACGGAAATAGAGAACATGAACTGGTACCGCGAAAACAAGTATTGCAGAAAATCTGAGACAATTGCATGGTTAAACGATAAAAAAGTGAGGTATAAGGAAAGGCCCTTCCAAGTTTACATGGGAATTGAATACCATACTTCACTTCCAGgaaacttcaacttcaacttcaattaAAAGCAGTGTCAAAGTCATCACCACAACAATGCTCGTACAGTAACCAAAAGGAAGATCAACCAATAGGCACCTTTGTGCAGAGAAATGGAAACACAACCAAGTGGCCCAGGGATTGTCAGCAGTGTCAACTGGGTGATGTATATGAACAGAATATAAACTCTGGGATTAGCATGGAATTGGTTGACCAACAATCAAAGTTGTCCAACCAACAGCCTTAGAAGCTAGATCCCAAGTGGAAATTTTACATTAAGAGTTGTTTTGAGGAGTGCATTTGGTTTGAACTAGGGCtcttttcaatttaaaaaaaaagcaattaTTTTAAGCCGGCTTTGATTGTTCGTGTTGATACTATGTTTTTCAGGCTAAGTTATTGAAATATTCTGGAGTTTAATTGTTTGTTTTGGATGGTCTAACAGGAAACTGGTCTGATTTAGGTTTCTTAAGTAAAGATAGGACCACAAAGTGATATAAGAGCATCATTTAATaaagaggaaatatcactcccctcccctgaactatgtccaaatatcaacttgaccccacactttttcaaaaatatcactcacctcccctGAAACAAAATGATTCTATCTAATGTCCCCAACCATTTGAAATGGCTGTTAAGTCAaccaatttttttctctaatgaCTAAACAACCCTCCTAAACATGAAATACCTATTACATCCTTAATGAAATAAACCCCTCTTCCCCATACCCTTTTTCTCTAAACTCTACTAAACCCTactacccttcttcttctccttttctgttGATCCATTCCGGTTTGAGTTTGACGGCGGTCGGCGAGTCTTTGACTAAGGCTCAATACCCCTTGCCCCCTTCCACTTTTCCGTGTCTGTTGATCGGCCTTATAAACATAAGTGATGAAAATGGTGGTGGAGTGATGGTGATGCATTGACGCTCtactttaaataaataaattaaaaaaaaaaagagctccGGTGAACCAACCAACGATCATAGGATGGCAACGACTGGCATCGTCACCTTTGTTTTGGCAATCATTTCGAAGCATCAAAACCTGCGAAGACTGCAGGAATTGAAGCAAAAGCCATCACCCGATCATATTATCGCAACCAATGTCGATTGCAACCACATTTGGGTAAAAAACCACCAAAAGCAAatcaagagaggaagaagagatgaagagatGAAGCTATTAATTTAAGTTCATGGCTATGAAGATGATCGATTGCTATTGATCAAGTTCTCGGCGATCTGAGCTAGCGATTGTAAGTTGCAACGCATGATTGTATCCACAAACATacaagtaagggtgtcaattccaggcccgcaccggtaggcccaaccgagcccgacacgtttatggcccaACTTAGACCAGcccaattaataaacgtgtcaggcttgagTCCTACACGTTTACAAACAAGTAGTATATGATGCAGCCATCTAGCCCGATGGGCACCCGACCAGCCCGACATTTGCAAGCCCAACTTGAACCGACTCATTCAAGCCtgacctagcccgacccctttaatacaacttgtatttttaaaatttttttaatactatttgtatttagtgctaaggctatattatatgtacagttgagatggtggtgattgttatcTGAACATTCACATTTTTCAAGcatattttaattgatttaaacttgctcaacttgggttgtgtaggcattgtttaattgatttgagttccgtTGGGTTAAAGACcgagtaccttagtaacttagctgcttccatctttggcttaatccattttaattatgGGATCTTTATTTGCTATGCCCacctttgcctcattttattggtattcctttCAAGTACATTTtaaagaccaattttaaagaggacctgTTTAAAGCCTGTTTAAAATTAAATAGATCTATAACCCGGTTAAGGCCCATTTATGGCAGCCCGATTAAAGCTTGAGACTGACCGGCCTAATTATTAACCGTATCATGCCCGAGctagctaagcccgtttagctaaacgggcgttcacggtgTAGCCTTAGAAATTGGTagagcccgattaagcccgaccgagaccAGCTCGGCCcgattgattgacacccctacatacaGGTATCTTCTTTCGTGTTCCCCGAGGGTACATCCACAACATACGATTCCACAATCATTGTACCTGAGCCGTTCGATGAAGGGTGTAAAGTCATCACAGATCTGTAATTTGCTAACCGATGATCACTACCCACGACTTTGAAACTGATGATGTGACGTTCATTGTCGAGGATCTCAAGCCGTTTGGTGTTGGTGGTGGCGGGAAGCCCAGATACCACGTGGACTTCTCTTAGGGTTCCCACGTCTTCGTTCCCTTTGATGATGTGGCAACTTTTCAGGAAGTGTTTGTAGGCTTGTGGGTTATCGAAACGGCAGACCACTGACCATACGATGGATACCGAGGTGGCGATGTATTGAACAACGATAGAGGAACACTGATTGGGCCCCACTGGATGGGTGTGATGATTTGTGACGGTTTCTGGTGCGGAGGCTGGACAACAAGTTTTGATACGGCGGTGGAGGGTGGCGTTGGTGGTTGTGGCAGTGGGGAtggttggggtttggggttgcTTGTGGCAGTGAGAGGCCATGTTGGCGTTATTGATTCTGTGGACTTGGAGGGCTGATTTGGGAGGCGTTGCGGGCATTTACATAAAATTAAGGCCGATCAACAAAGACAGAGAAGTGGAAGGGGGTAGGTAGTATTGAGCCTTATTCAAAGACTCGCCGACCGCCATCGAACTCAAACGGGAATGGATCAACAAAGACGGAGAAGAAGATGGGTGGTAGGGTTCAGTAGAGTTCAGAGAGAAAGGGTATGGGGAAGAGGGGTTTATTTCATTAAGGGTATAATAGGTATTTCATGTTTAGGAGTGTAGTTTAGGCATTAGAGAAAAAACTGGCTGACTTAACAGCCATTTCAAATGGTTGGGGACGTTAGATAAAATCTTTTTGTTTCaggggaggtgagtgatatCTTTGGAAAAGTGtggggtcaagttgatatttcaacatagttcaggggaggggagtgatatttcctctttaataaaatttataGACTTTTTGGAGTGGGACATACTTCTGTCAATTAGTGTGTTGTACTGAAAAATTACGTGCATAATCCTAATCAAGGTTTCTTGCATTAGTTTTGTTTCTTCTGTCCAAAAAGTACACAATCTATTTCAATAACATTTCTAATTTCTCCGCTTCCCAAAATGTACTGTGGGAAGGTGAGGATGTGAGGTGAAGAAATATTTGTATGCATGTGCAGTTGATTCCATTGTGAATAAAAAGAAACTGATACATGAGAAAGCAAATCCACGCTGCCATCCCAACCATTCCACAAGATACCtgaggaaagaaaaatgggtgatgtagatccacacttTGGAAGGATCTATCTAAGGAAGATAGGCCCAGCCAAGAAGGGCCTATCGATCCATGTTTAGTTCCATACTAAGTCCACTTGAGTAGCTAAGTTAGTAGTCAGAAATacgggcccattgggcccatcgatttcatgctttttatttaattacttgTTTAAGTTAATAAGGCCTAGTGGGCCCATCAATTGTAAGGTCCAATAGGGACCATTAGCTACTTAGTTCTACttcatgttggagttatagatTTAGTCCTAGTTAtaataggagtgtctagtcttatctggaaactagctcctattAGCTCCTAGACATACTATGGTTGTAATTCTGccttctttaaatagaggagcttatgtatAGATATGGTTCAAATTTGAAAAGAAGAATTGCAATTATTTGCTTAGGGCAGCtgggatagttgtgggtgagaagcccaggctgagatagccacctcctctcccactttcccttgtttcttctttgtctaATCACTTTACTTCTTTGTTAATTTTCTGTTTGCTGCTATTAAAGAAATTCAGACCTGTCCAAGCATTAAAACCAGAATCAGCCAGCAAAGGTGTTCTTATTACTGAAGTCAATTGATCCCCATCGCTGCCCTCTTCATTGAACTGCCTAGAAAGACATTCAGCAGGACTGTTCCAGGCCTTCAAAGGATCTATCGATCCCCATCAGAGCACGGTTAAGGAATTAGCCCTGTTTATGAGAAActtctcttgtttctctctcttcaacctgaaatcaagaaagtgaGTAACTTCTTATCCCTCCGTTAAAATTTCCTcatattttttagggtttttgtccCCTCCTTAGGGACTACCATCGATCCAGCTTTCAGCTCATTCTAAGCTTCACAGCAGCAGCCCCTCCCCTGTTTTACCCTGCACAGGAGATTCTCTGTCCTGGCCGGTTctctttttgggattttttcttGTGGGTTGCTTATTTATTGTCAGGGTTGTTTACTATAGTTGTTCCCATGTTCTAAGATCTCTTTTaagttgtattgtttggggttagtctttgtaatctactcctacattacaGGCTCACTGATCCCACTTATAAGCTTGAACACAAGATGACCTTGCATctagaaagaaacaaaagatcaTGTTCAACACAGTAAATGAAAGAATGACCTCAAATACACTATTCCCGCAAATAAGAGATATGGCCAGTGACCCATTTACCTTCGCTTTAAATGCTTCCCACTTCTTACCCCTCTTTGACTGTTTTGTGGGTACAATGACAATGTCAGTTCTCATACTTTGTTCCCCTATTGATGGAGAGGAAGAAGCATTTTGCATGTGTCTTCTCTTACTGGTGTTGCCACTTAACTCATCTTTTACTATATCATAGCCCCTCTTGGTGGAGTTAATGATCTTCACACCCTTGAATTTTTGCAAGGCCATAAAAACTTTAGGAGAAGCAGAAGAAACACCAGCTTTAAACCTGCCAAATAACATTTCTTTCACATCAATAGACTCAGATTGCTgggaattttctttttcagttgtaGTACTGCCTCCATCTTTTGCAGCAGCATCAGACTTGGCTGAGATACTCAAGGATCCAGACGATTCTTTATGTCCAATTCCTAGGGTCTCCTT is part of the Macadamia integrifolia cultivar HAES 741 chromosome 9, SCU_Mint_v3, whole genome shotgun sequence genome and encodes:
- the LOC122090080 gene encoding uncharacterized protein LOC122090080, whose product is MSCLSLGNNLTPPKKAWKGFTSKLQMKLHKLIRSKAIKKTTSRLNTTLAALLNRSPSFPSHLLQRETKRRVIAKSSASTFRPRKQNKHLSYKQKFSPVYIDDLFTTEPISIQVPTTVAATRKVIEKSPESSSATAYVPPIDYSRKAVVEVPQLEGVDKRAEEFIKKFKAEMRLQRQRSFGEYQEMLERGS
- the LOC122088780 gene encoding abscisic acid receptor PYL4-like gives rise to the protein MPATPPKSALQVHRINNANMASHCHKQPQTPTIPTATTTNATLHRRIKTCCPASAPETVTNHHTHPVGPNQCSSIVVQYIATSVSIVWSVVCRFDNPQAYKHFLKSCHIIKGNEDVGTLREVHVVSGLPATTNTKRLEILDNERHIISFKVVGSDHRLANYRSVMTLHPSSNGSGTMIVESYVVDVPSGNTKEDTCMFVDTIMRCNLQSLAQIAENLINSNRSSS